The window ACGTCAATACCTATGTAAATTTCTTTTTTGTCAAAGAACGAAACTGAATTTTCCGATACTTTCATTTTGAGTTCTCCTTTTTTTGTTTGTTTTCCGAGAACTCAATTTATTATTTTCTTTAAACATACGTTCTTGCCGATAAGCGGCGCCCCAGAACAAAGATGCCAAATAACAGCAACTACTTTTTATTTATTCGAAATAATTTATAAAACGAACTACTTTAAAGAGTAACTTTGCTTTGTGAACCAAACACAATAATTAGAAAAATGCCCCAATGAAAACGGCGTCCGCCTTGATTGGCTGGTTAGCCCTTGTCTCTAAAATAGCTTTGTTTGATTTGTGTATTCAGCAACTCTTTTATCTGCAAGTTCGATATATTTTTTATTTGTATCATACCCAACAAAATTACGACCATTCTTTATAGCAGATAAACTTGTAGTTCCACTACCTAAGAATGGATCCAAGACAACATCTTTCTTGAACGAATATAATTTTATTAGACGACTAGGAAGTTCTTCGGGGAAAGGAGCAGGATGACCAATCTTTTTTGCGGAGACGGCAGGAAAAGTCCAAACACTTTTTGTCCATTCTAAAAATTCATCTTTTGATATTGTGCTTTCTTTTCCTTTACTAGCGTGTGAGAAAGAATCTTTTGAAAATATTAAAATGTATTCGTGTATGTCTCTTAAAACCGGATTAGCTGCTGATAGCCAACTTCCCCAAGCAGTAGATGGACTGGCGCTTGAAGCTTTATTCCAGATAATTTCGCCGCGCATCTGAAATCCAATTTCTAACATATCATTTATTATATAGCTATGAAGTGGTAAATAAGGTTTCCTTCCAAGATTGGCTACATTTATGCAAGCACGTCCACCGGAGACTAAAACTCTATGAGTTTCTTTCCAAACATTTTTCAATAGAACTAAATATTCCTCAAGATTTAAGTTGTTGTCGTATTCTTTTGTAACATTATAAGGCGGCGAAGTAATCATAAGATGAACTGAATTATCAGGTAACTCACTCATAGTTTCACTTGAATGACAAAAGTGTTTATGAGTAAATTGTCTTTACAAATTCTTGTTTTTCAATTTCATTTATTGTTTGCTTAACAAGATATTCGTTTTGATTGAAATAAACTTTTGAAAGCCAACCCTTTTCATCATTAATTTTTTCAACATTAGCAAACTCAAATT of the Ignavibacteria bacterium genome contains:
- a CDS encoding site-specific DNA-methyltransferase: MSELPDNSVHLMITSPPYNVTKEYDNNLNLEEYLVLLKNVWKETHRVLVSGGRACINVANLGRKPYLPLHSYIINDMLEIGFQMRGEIIWNKASSASPSTAWGSWLSAANPVLRDIHEYILIFSKDSFSHASKGKESTISKDEFLEWTKSVWTFPAVSAKKIGHPAPFPEELPSRLIKLYSFKKDVVLDPFLGSGTTSLSAIKNGRNFVGYDTNKKYIELADKRVAEYTNQTKLF